In Triticum urartu cultivar G1812 chromosome 6, Tu2.1, whole genome shotgun sequence, the following proteins share a genomic window:
- the LOC125512599 gene encoding probable WRKY transcription factor 9, whose translation MSSSKRKRADIDLERRDDEVDDGSGDHHPGEAAPRVQKEGQIKEGEAPAKEVVEVVVDRGGDGSKEEIKYGTQQGGVIEEDKKSAAAAADNDAGDGIDDEEGDGGGTGAEDKHMVEAAPGDGDGDGDHEHTAMAQDELSTMQEEMEKMKEENKMLRRVVDRTVRDYYELQTKLAAYQKQPADQEPKETEVFLSLGGTAPAAAVAEAKSKEEQAALRPSVGSDDTDDGREGLGLSLSLRTSSYEDEARRDVVDGGAPDIVTDVGKVRGYALLESSRMSPPASGDLAAGGGIGSQQGVNAANRKTRVSVRVRCQGPTMNDGCQWRKYGQKVAKGNPCPRAYYRCTVAPACPVRKQVQRCQEDMSILITTYEGTHNHPLPVGATAMASTATAGAGAATFMLLSSTTSDAAVSGGPPPASSSYLSPYLQLNSSSKYHSSASPLMSGSMGGGGAQHLSMFGHSSGLSAQPATHLKYPWPPNPSHGGAAGLGGGKRPFWGTGGVDDVTTALPDNAGTMVSDPNQFSAAIATAISNVIGKDGQATRSKEGESSNKWGVVESLPPHE comes from the exons ATGTCATCATCAAAGAGGAAGAGGGCGGACATAGATCTCGAGAGGAGGGACGACGAAGTCGACGACGGCAGCGGCGATCACCATCCCGGAGAGGCCGCACCGCGGGTGCAGAAGGAGGGACAAATCAAGGAAGGAGAGGCGCCAGCCAAAGAGGTTGTTGAAGTGGTTGTGGACCGAGGAGGAGACGGCTCCAAGGAGGAGATCAAGTATGGTACTCAACAAGGAGGTGTGATTGAGGAGGACAAGAAATCtgcagctgctgctgctgatAACGATGCCGGCGACGGCATCGACGATGAGGAGGGCGACGGTGGGGGAACTGGCGCAGAAGACAAGCACATGGTAGAGGCGGCCCctggcgacggcgacggcgacggcgaccaTGAGCATACCGCCATGGCGCAAGACGAG TTGAGCACGATGCAGGAGGAGATggagaagatgaaggaggagaaCAAGATGCTCCGGCGAGTAGTGGACCGGACGGTGCGCGACTACTACGAGCTGCAGACCAAGCTGGCCGCTTACCAGAAGCAACCGGCAGATCAGGAGCCTAAG GAGACCGAGGTGTTCCTCTCTCTCGGCGGCACGGCGCCTGCGGCTGCGGTGGCGGAGGCGAAGAGCAAGGAGGAGCAGGCGGCTCTGCGGCCGTCCGTGGGAAGCGACGACACGGACGACGGCAGGGAGGGTCTAGGGCTGTCGCTCAGCCTGCGCACGTCGTCGTACGAGGATGAAGCGAGGCGCGACGTCGTCGACGGCGGTGCGCCGGACATCGTCACCGACGTCGGCAAGGTGAGGGGCTACGCGCTGCTTGAGAGCAGCAGGATGTCCCCGCCTGCGTCCGGCGATCTCGCCGCAGGCGGCGGGATCGGGAGCCAGCAGGGCGTCAACGCGGCCAACCGCAAGACTAGGGTTTCCGTGCGCGTCCGATGCCAAGGCCCCACC ATGAACGACGGGTGCCAATGGCGGAAGTACGGCCAGAAGGTCGCCAAGGGGAACCCGTGCCCCAGAGCTTACTACCGGTGCACCGTCGCCCCGGCCTGCCCGGTGCGGAAGCAG GTGCAGAGATGTCAGGAGGACATGTCGATCCTGATCACCACGTACGAGGGCACGCACAACCACCCGCTGCCCGTCGGCGCTACAGCCATGGCGTCAACCGCCACCGCGGGCGCCGGTGCTGCCACCTTCATGCTGCTCTCTAGCACCACCTCCGACGCGGCTGTCTCGGGTGGCCCGCCGCCGGCGTCCTCCTCCTACCTCAGCCCCTACCTACAGCTCAACTCTAGCTCCAAATACCACTCATCCGCCTCGCCACTAATGTCCGGCAGCATGGGCGGCGGTGGTGCTCAGCACCTCAGCATGTTCGGGCATTCCTCTGGGCTGTCCGCTCAGCCGGCGACGCACCTCAAGTACCCGTGGCCTCCGAACCCTTCGCACGGCGGCGCGGCTGGGCTAGGAGGGGGCAAGAGGCCGTTCTGGGGCACCGGAGGCGTCGACGACGTCACAACGGCATTGCCTGACAATGCCGGCACTATGGTGTCGGACCCAAATCAGTTCTCTGCGGCCATCGCCACCGCGATCAGCAACGTCATAGGGAAGGATGGGCAGGCCACCAGGAGCAAGGAGGGGGAGAGTAGCAACAAGTGGGGGGTGGTTGAATCACTTCCACCTCATGAGTAG